The following proteins are co-located in the Apium graveolens cultivar Ventura chromosome 5, ASM990537v1, whole genome shotgun sequence genome:
- the LOC141723639 gene encoding alpha-1,3-mannosyl-glycoprotein 2-beta-N-acetylglucosaminyltransferase isoform X1 gives MGKWTCDYRYLLIVAALAFFYIQMRLFATQSHYADQIAAAVEAENHCTSQMRLLIDQISVQQGQIVALQEEKKRQDEKCRQLSALVQDLERKGVRKMIGEVQVPVAAVVVMACNRADYLERTIKSVLKYQEPVASKYPLFVSQDGTNTDVKRKALSYNQLTYMQHLDFEPVRTERPGEIIAYYKIARHYKWALDQLFIQHNFSRVIILEDDMEIAPDFFDYFEAGAALLDSDKSILAVSSWNDNGQKQFVHDPYTLYRSDFFPGLGWMLTKSTWDELSPKWPKAYWDDWLRLKENHKGRQFIRPEVCRTYNFGEHGSSLGQFFKRYLQPIKLNDVQVDWKSMNLSYLTENNYVKHFGDLVKNAKPVRGSDPVLQVYNIDGDVRIQYRDQEDFERIAAKFGIFEEWKDGIPRAAYKGIVTFRYQTSRRVFLLGPSSLQQLGVEPAL, from the exons ATGCGTCTTTTTGCCACACAATCTCATTATGCAGATCAAATTGCTGCAGCG GTTGAAGCTGAAAACCACTGTACAAGCCAGATGAGGTTACTAATTGATCAGATAAGTGTGCAACAAGGTCAAATTGTCGCCCTACAAG AAGAAAAGAAACGTCAAGACGAGAAGTGCAGACAGTTGAGTGCTCTTGTTCAGGATCTAGAGA GGAAAGGGGTCAGAAAGATGATTGGGGAAGTGCAG GTTCCAGTTGCTGCAGTTGTGGTTATGGCATGCAATCGTGCTGATTATTTGGAGAGGACCATAAAATCTGTCCTAAA ATACCAAGAGCCTGTTGCATCAAAGTATCCTCTTTTTGTATCCCAG GATGGAACCAATACTGATGTTAAAAGGAAGGCTTTGAGTTATAACCAGTTAACCTATATGCAg CACTTGGATTTCGAACCTGTGCGTACTGAACGTCCTGGAGAGATAATAGCATATTACAAAATTGCAC GTCATTACAAGTGGGCATTGGATCAATTGTTTATTCAGCACAATTTTAGCCGGGTTATTATTCTTGAAG ATGATATGGAAATTGCTCCGGATTTCTTTGACTATTTTGAAGCTGGAGCAGCACTCCTTGACAGTGATAA ATCCATCTTAGCTGTATCCTCATGGAATGACAATGGACAAAAGCAGTTTGTGCATGACCCTT ATACACTTTACCGCTCAGATTTTTTTCCCGGTCTTGGTTGGATGCTTACTAAATCAACATGGGATGAACTATCTCCGAAGTGGCCAAAGG CTTATTGGGATGACTGGTTGAGACTCAAAGAAAATCACAAAGGACGGCAATTTATTCGCCCAGAAGTGTGCAGGACATACAACTTTGGTGAGCAT GGTTCCAGTCTGGGTCAGTTTTTCAAAAGATATCTTCAGCCCATCAAGCTGAATGATGTCCAG GTTGATTGGAAGTCAATGAATTTGAGCTACCTTACTGAG AACAACTACGTCAAGCACTTCGGTGACTTGGTAAAAAATGCAAAGCCTGTAAGGGGATCTGATCCTGTTCTTCAAGTGTATAACATCGACGGTGATGTTAGGATTCAGTACCGAGACCAAGAAGATTTTGAACGCATAGCAGCTAAGTTTGGCATTTTTGAAGAATGGAAG GATGGCATACCTAGGGCAGCATATAAAGGGATTGTAACTTTTCGGTACCAAACCTCACGGCGAGTATTCCTACTTGGTCCAAGTTCACTTCAACAACTTGGGGTTGAACCTGCTTTATAG
- the LOC141723640 gene encoding uncharacterized protein LOC141723640, whose protein sequence is MGMQVCMHSQVMTPSLSSPISTLTLSSFKSPLCFSSQRLHQNRAFGIGNNVSVGLKRRRDVGFVVASSSTSDINLWENWKPDKGAKSPSLSDIIWPSAGAFAAMAVLAKMDQVLASKGLFITIAPLGAVCAVLFATPSSPGARKYNMFMAQIGCAAIGVLAFSVFGPGWLARSAGLSAAIAFMIATGSVHPPAASLPILFIDVAKMQQLNFWYALFPGAAGCILICLIQEVVMYLKNNFKF, encoded by the exons ATGGGAATGCAGGTGTGTATGCACTCTCAAGTAATGACACCATCGTTATCATCACCAATTAGTACCCTGACTTTGTCTTCATTCAAGTCACCACTCTGTTTTTCCAGCCAAAGACTACATCAAAACAGAGCATTTGGGATTGGTAACAATGTTTCTGTGGGATTAAAAAGGAGAAGAGATGTGGGATTTGTGGTAGCATCATCATCAACAAGTGATATAAATTTATGGGAGAATTGGAAGCCTGATAAGGGTGCTAAATCTCCATCACTGAGTGATATAATATGGCCTTCAGCTGGTGCATTTGCAGCTATGGCAGTGTTGGCTAAAATGGACCAGGTTTTGGCTAGTAAAGGACTTTTCATTACTATTGCTCCTTTAGGTGCTGTTTGTGCTGTTCTTTTTGCCACACCTTCTTCCCCTGGCGCCCGG AAGTACAACATGTTTATGGCTCAAATTGGTTGTGCAGCTATTGGAGTGTTGGCATTTTCAGTTTTTGGTCCCGGCTGGCTTGCTAGGAGCGCTGGCCTATCTGCAGCAATAGCTTTTATGATAGCCACAGGCTCTGTTCATCCACCAG CTGCAAGCTTGCCAATATTATTCATCGATGTAGCCAAGATGCAGCAACTGAATTTCTGGTATGCCTTGTTCCCGGGTGCTGCTGGATGCATTCTCATCTGTTTGATT CAAGAAGTGGTGATGTATCTGAAGAACAACTTCAAATTTTAA
- the LOC141723639 gene encoding alpha-1,3-mannosyl-glycoprotein 2-beta-N-acetylglucosaminyltransferase isoform X2, with the protein MGKWTCDYRYLLIVAALAFFYIQVEAENHCTSQMRLLIDQISVQQGQIVALQEEKKRQDEKCRQLSALVQDLERKGVRKMIGEVQVPVAAVVVMACNRADYLERTIKSVLKYQEPVASKYPLFVSQDGTNTDVKRKALSYNQLTYMQHLDFEPVRTERPGEIIAYYKIARHYKWALDQLFIQHNFSRVIILEDDMEIAPDFFDYFEAGAALLDSDKSILAVSSWNDNGQKQFVHDPYTLYRSDFFPGLGWMLTKSTWDELSPKWPKAYWDDWLRLKENHKGRQFIRPEVCRTYNFGEHGSSLGQFFKRYLQPIKLNDVQVDWKSMNLSYLTENNYVKHFGDLVKNAKPVRGSDPVLQVYNIDGDVRIQYRDQEDFERIAAKFGIFEEWKDGIPRAAYKGIVTFRYQTSRRVFLLGPSSLQQLGVEPAL; encoded by the exons GTTGAAGCTGAAAACCACTGTACAAGCCAGATGAGGTTACTAATTGATCAGATAAGTGTGCAACAAGGTCAAATTGTCGCCCTACAAG AAGAAAAGAAACGTCAAGACGAGAAGTGCAGACAGTTGAGTGCTCTTGTTCAGGATCTAGAGA GGAAAGGGGTCAGAAAGATGATTGGGGAAGTGCAG GTTCCAGTTGCTGCAGTTGTGGTTATGGCATGCAATCGTGCTGATTATTTGGAGAGGACCATAAAATCTGTCCTAAA ATACCAAGAGCCTGTTGCATCAAAGTATCCTCTTTTTGTATCCCAG GATGGAACCAATACTGATGTTAAAAGGAAGGCTTTGAGTTATAACCAGTTAACCTATATGCAg CACTTGGATTTCGAACCTGTGCGTACTGAACGTCCTGGAGAGATAATAGCATATTACAAAATTGCAC GTCATTACAAGTGGGCATTGGATCAATTGTTTATTCAGCACAATTTTAGCCGGGTTATTATTCTTGAAG ATGATATGGAAATTGCTCCGGATTTCTTTGACTATTTTGAAGCTGGAGCAGCACTCCTTGACAGTGATAA ATCCATCTTAGCTGTATCCTCATGGAATGACAATGGACAAAAGCAGTTTGTGCATGACCCTT ATACACTTTACCGCTCAGATTTTTTTCCCGGTCTTGGTTGGATGCTTACTAAATCAACATGGGATGAACTATCTCCGAAGTGGCCAAAGG CTTATTGGGATGACTGGTTGAGACTCAAAGAAAATCACAAAGGACGGCAATTTATTCGCCCAGAAGTGTGCAGGACATACAACTTTGGTGAGCAT GGTTCCAGTCTGGGTCAGTTTTTCAAAAGATATCTTCAGCCCATCAAGCTGAATGATGTCCAG GTTGATTGGAAGTCAATGAATTTGAGCTACCTTACTGAG AACAACTACGTCAAGCACTTCGGTGACTTGGTAAAAAATGCAAAGCCTGTAAGGGGATCTGATCCTGTTCTTCAAGTGTATAACATCGACGGTGATGTTAGGATTCAGTACCGAGACCAAGAAGATTTTGAACGCATAGCAGCTAAGTTTGGCATTTTTGAAGAATGGAAG GATGGCATACCTAGGGCAGCATATAAAGGGATTGTAACTTTTCGGTACCAAACCTCACGGCGAGTATTCCTACTTGGTCCAAGTTCACTTCAACAACTTGGGGTTGAACCTGCTTTATAG